From Culicoidibacter larvae, a single genomic window includes:
- a CDS encoding heavy metal translocating P-type ATPase, whose protein sequence is MEMNHEMHNSGAAEHVHDKHAGHHTGDFKKKFIISLFLTVPLVILSSTIQGIFGYQLNFPGTEYVQLLLATALYFYCGLPFLKGAIAEIRDRAVGMMTLISVAITVAYFYSAATVFGFPGMDFFWELGTLISIMLLGHWLEMRSIMGASKALEALAELLPKKATKLVDGQQVEVAMNDIHPNDLLLVRANEKIPTDGVITEGNTHIDESMLTGESRPVKRGIGERVIGGSINGSGTVTVQVSGVGSDSYLQTVIDIVQKAQSAKSRTQNLADRAAKWLTYISLATGLITLIAWLALGQDLAFAIMMMVGVMVIACPHALGLAIPLVASNSISRVAANGVLIRNRTAFENSGKISAVVFDKTGTLTIGNFTVVNVQSFSDKYSNEQIIQYAVALEQFSEHPIATAIVAYGKQQAISLLPVTNFAALTAKGVQGTIDSYTVALLSPQAATAAGLKLPAGSATTARTTILLIVEQQLAGQIELADEIRPESKAAVTELQKQGIKVYMATGDNDTVAKSVSDELGLDGYFAELQPQQKLDVVHQLMQCGEYVAMVGDGVNDAPALAEASVGVAIGSGTEVANEAADIILINNNPQDVAKMIQWGKLTKRKMMQNLAWATVYNVVAIPIAAGILYPFILPPAVGAAIMSLSTIIVAINAQLLLRQIK, encoded by the coding sequence ATGGAGATGAACCATGAGATGCATAATTCGGGAGCGGCTGAGCATGTTCATGATAAGCATGCCGGCCACCATACTGGCGACTTTAAAAAGAAGTTTATTATTTCATTATTTCTAACGGTACCATTGGTTATTTTGTCATCAACGATACAAGGAATTTTTGGTTATCAGCTTAATTTTCCCGGTACTGAATATGTGCAACTATTATTGGCTACCGCATTGTATTTTTATTGCGGCTTACCTTTCCTAAAGGGTGCTATTGCTGAGATTCGCGATCGGGCAGTGGGAATGATGACCCTGATTAGTGTGGCAATTACGGTGGCGTATTTTTATAGTGCAGCGACAGTGTTTGGCTTTCCGGGAATGGATTTTTTCTGGGAACTGGGAACTTTAATCTCAATTATGCTGTTAGGGCACTGGTTAGAAATGCGTTCAATTATGGGTGCGTCTAAAGCATTAGAGGCGCTTGCTGAATTATTGCCTAAAAAGGCGACAAAACTAGTTGATGGTCAACAAGTAGAAGTAGCGATGAATGATATTCATCCAAATGATCTGCTGCTCGTGCGGGCAAATGAAAAGATTCCCACAGATGGTGTGATTACTGAGGGGAACACCCACATCGATGAATCAATGCTAACCGGTGAATCGCGCCCGGTAAAGCGTGGTATTGGCGAACGGGTCATCGGTGGCTCAATCAATGGCAGCGGTACGGTTACTGTGCAAGTAAGCGGTGTTGGTAGTGATTCATATTTACAAACAGTTATCGACATTGTCCAGAAAGCGCAAAGTGCAAAGTCGAGAACCCAGAATCTGGCAGACCGAGCAGCTAAATGGCTAACCTATATTTCCTTGGCAACCGGGCTAATAACCTTAATTGCCTGGCTGGCTTTAGGGCAAGATTTGGCATTTGCCATAATGATGATGGTTGGCGTGATGGTTATTGCCTGTCCACACGCGTTGGGCCTGGCAATTCCACTGGTAGCCTCAAATTCAATTTCTCGGGTGGCAGCTAATGGTGTGCTGATCCGCAACCGAACTGCATTTGAAAATAGTGGCAAGATTTCGGCAGTTGTCTTTGATAAAACCGGAACATTGACAATCGGTAATTTTACCGTTGTCAATGTTCAATCTTTTTCCGATAAATATTCCAATGAACAAATCATTCAGTATGCCGTGGCTTTGGAACAATTTTCTGAGCATCCAATTGCGACGGCGATTGTGGCGTATGGTAAGCAACAAGCAATTTCACTGTTGCCAGTCACTAATTTTGCCGCCCTGACCGCCAAAGGCGTGCAGGGCACAATCGACAGTTACACGGTTGCTTTGCTCAGCCCGCAGGCGGCAACTGCCGCCGGGCTGAAGCTGCCTGCCGGCAGCGCCACCACAGCGCGTACAACAATCTTGCTGATTGTTGAGCAGCAGTTGGCAGGGCAAATTGAACTGGCGGATGAAATCCGACCGGAATCGAAGGCAGCCGTTACTGAGTTGCAAAAGCAAGGCATCAAGGTGTATATGGCGACTGGTGATAATGATACGGTTGCCAAGAGTGTGAGCGATGAACTCGGGCTGGATGGCTATTTTGCCGAGTTGCAACCACAGCAAAAACTGGATGTAGTGCACCAATTGATGCAGTGCGGAGAATATGTCGCTATGGTTGGTGATGGTGTGAATGATGCACCGGCCCTTGCCGAGGCAAGCGTCGGTGTGGCGATTGGCAGTGGCACTGAAGTTGCCAATGAAGCCGCCGATATTATCTTGATTAACAACAATCCGCAAGATGTTGCAAAAATGATTCAATGGGGAAAACTGACCAAACGCAAAATGATGCAGAACCTGGCTTGGGCAACCGTTTATAACGTTGTTGCCATTCCAATTGCGGCCGGGATTTTGTATCCGTTCATCTTACCGCCGGCCGTCGGCGCGGCGATTATGTCGCTAAGTACAATCATTGTTGCGATTAACGCCCAATTACTCTTGCGCCAAATTAAATAA
- a CDS encoding DUF6578 domain-containing protein produces the protein MNEVIVWVDGWQMQCCGTAFNIGSIIEWKVSQVSYDLSPIEDLGVIDYYYDDHAYNNTVSVLSGEVVEICKVYHAYKLDEVNNVYRPVSGKLEKFNQEADGWEVDYDSWKFVAYLVKVKK, from the coding sequence ATGAATGAAGTTATAGTTTGGGTGGATGGTTGGCAGATGCAATGTTGTGGAACAGCATTTAATATAGGAAGTATTATTGAATGGAAAGTCAGCCAAGTTAGTTATGATTTATCACCTATTGAAGACCTTGGAGTCATTGATTACTATTATGATGACCATGCCTATAATAATACTGTATCAGTATTGAGCGGTGAGGTTGTAGAGATTTGTAAAGTTTATCATGCGTATAAATTAGATGAAGTTAATAATGTATATAGACCAGTTTCCGGAAAGTTAGAGAAGTTTAACCAAGAAGCAGATGGTTGGGAAGTTGATTATGATAGTTGGAAATTTGTAGCTTATCTTGTAAAAGTAAAAAAATAA
- a CDS encoding sensor histidine kinase — translation MSGSNNTKQYKWRALVIVFGLLYFFVMVAFIFILYNIPGIYNQINQQHVQEMQTAVNTAIKTDDSASIEAQLAKLTNENNVDVVVLTESGTVFATLPETDFAVLKNLVNAESISYQGSYMIDVNGTTYQVWMAVFEIETQSFFIMVIAALGCFIVLLCIIMAILIALIFNKLLSPLRRLRKNIRNLKAYELAEISAGKAGNEYDALSKELEVFTVDLYGKFTTISREHTSLEQNLEAQREFNINKTQLSSALIHDLKTPLNISLLQATQLAEVVSNDGEGSRLVAELSKNNEKIIQDVNEILKVVNASSIDDYLKKERFEAIALLRSVLRLFFPLFKERQIAFEFDAPRSLIVNMNRVEFKQIIHNIIANAVQYTDQGGEFRLDLYAENGRLIIESYNDKNDVSQIDFERIFNLFYSVGQNQFGSGVGLYTIMTMVHNNNGVCSFKPFEDGVLLSVELPVIEVGHHD, via the coding sequence ATGAGTGGGTCGAATAACACCAAGCAGTACAAATGGCGGGCATTAGTTATTGTGTTTGGCCTATTGTACTTTTTTGTCATGGTCGCATTTATCTTTATTTTGTATAATATCCCGGGAATATATAATCAAATTAATCAGCAGCATGTTCAGGAAATGCAGACTGCAGTGAATACGGCTATAAAAACAGATGATTCTGCAAGCATTGAAGCGCAGCTGGCAAAACTTACTAATGAAAATAATGTTGATGTGGTTGTTTTAACTGAAAGTGGGACCGTGTTTGCAACTTTGCCGGAAACTGATTTTGCAGTACTGAAAAATCTGGTGAATGCTGAATCAATCAGTTACCAAGGTTCATATATGATTGATGTTAACGGCACTACTTATCAAGTGTGGATGGCTGTGTTTGAAATTGAAACTCAATCATTTTTCATCATGGTTATCGCAGCTTTAGGGTGCTTTATTGTTCTGCTTTGTATTATCATGGCTATTCTGATTGCTTTGATCTTTAATAAGTTGCTGAGTCCGTTGCGGCGGTTGCGGAAAAATATCCGCAACCTGAAAGCATATGAGCTGGCAGAGATTAGCGCCGGTAAAGCGGGTAATGAGTACGATGCTTTATCTAAAGAGCTTGAAGTGTTTACTGTTGATTTGTACGGTAAGTTTACGACTATCAGTCGTGAGCACACGAGTTTGGAGCAAAACTTGGAAGCGCAGCGTGAGTTCAATATCAATAAGACGCAGTTATCAAGTGCGCTTATCCATGACTTGAAGACGCCTTTGAATATTTCTTTATTGCAGGCGACACAACTGGCAGAGGTTGTGTCCAATGATGGCGAAGGCAGTCGTTTGGTTGCTGAGCTTTCTAAAAATAACGAGAAAATTATTCAGGATGTTAATGAGATTTTGAAGGTTGTTAATGCTTCGAGTATTGATGATTATTTGAAGAAGGAGCGGTTTGAGGCGATTGCTTTGCTGCGTTCGGTGTTGCGGTTGTTTTTCCCGTTGTTTAAGGAGCGGCAGATTGCTTTTGAATTTGATGCTCCGCGTTCATTGATTGTGAATATGAACCGGGTGGAGTTTAAGCAGATTATTCATAATATTATTGCTAATGCGGTGCAGTATACTGATCAGGGCGGCGAGTTCCGTTTGGATTTGTATGCTGAAAACGGACGCTTGATTATTGAGTCATATAATGACAAGAATGATGTTTCACAAATTGATTTTGAGCGAATTTTTAATTTGTTTTATTCAGTTGGTCAGAATCAGTTCGGCAGTGGCGTAGGTTTGTATACAATTATGACGATGGTGCATAATAATAATGGGGTTTGCAGTTTTAAACCATTTGAGGATGGCGTTTTGTTAAGTGTCGAGCTACCGGTTATTGAGGTGGGTCATCATGATTAG
- a CDS encoding response regulator transcription factor translates to MFEVKKRILFVDDDNNYQRILKNMLEIEGYTVTVADNAADAVELFRKSKYDLLLTDFMMESVDGLQLLSLIRRIDPNMKVIVLTASAETDPEIRSFKLYVNDFIRKPADFEVILARIERVLRETTESVSETLQSELEDIVVSTKSLMVTKGGERIQVNQREFDLLLLFLKNRNIVLTREEILEAVWKVNHDYSLIDLRSVDTVIKNLRKKLNLVSIYSIRGVGYEWVE, encoded by the coding sequence ATGTTTGAAGTAAAAAAGCGAATATTGTTTGTTGATGATGATAATAATTATCAACGAATTTTAAAAAATATGCTTGAAATTGAGGGGTATACAGTTACTGTTGCAGATAATGCTGCTGATGCTGTGGAGTTGTTTAGAAAGAGCAAGTATGATTTGCTGCTTACTGATTTTATGATGGAATCAGTTGATGGATTGCAGTTGTTATCTTTGATTCGGCGAATTGATCCGAATATGAAAGTTATTGTTTTGACAGCGTCAGCGGAGACTGATCCGGAGATTCGCAGTTTTAAGTTGTATGTCAATGATTTTATTCGCAAACCGGCAGATTTCGAAGTGATTTTAGCAAGAATTGAGCGCGTGTTGCGCGAGACTACTGAGTCAGTGTCGGAGACACTGCAAAGTGAGCTGGAAGATATTGTTGTTTCCACAAAGTCGTTGATGGTGACAAAAGGTGGCGAGCGGATTCAGGTGAATCAGCGCGAGTTTGACTTGTTGCTGTTGTTTTTAAAGAATCGAAATATTGTTTTGACCAGAGAAGAAATTTTGGAAGCGGTCTGGAAAGTGAATCATGACTATAGTTTAATTGATTTACGTTCAGTTGATACAGTTATCAAAAACTTGCGTAAGAAATTAAATCTGGTTTCAATTTATTCTATAAGAGGTGTTGGCTATGAGTGGGTCGAATAA
- a CDS encoding TetR/AcrR family transcriptional regulator, which produces MQDKKADVTREALHSSFYELLKEKRYEDINVKDITENAFTSRANFYYYYRSKEEMMYALFYELKYSIGIEIDKRVEQLREVDVNDSEALSAILYPSIFRTLEYVKSNKWIFILDKRTNDFDFISTLRVEYEKNITKHFSADIKKYNNAEFIRINTLFYTSGVAAVIAEWISTDMQTSIKLIATTLYLQLYNLFMILYRTHIVD; this is translated from the coding sequence ATGCAGGATAAAAAAGCGGATGTTACCAGAGAAGCGTTACATAGTAGCTTCTATGAACTTTTAAAAGAAAAACGTTATGAAGATATCAATGTTAAAGATATTACTGAAAATGCATTTACATCACGGGCTAATTTCTATTACTATTATAGAAGTAAAGAAGAAATGATGTATGCGCTCTTCTATGAATTAAAATATAGTATTGGTATTGAAATAGATAAGCGTGTTGAACAACTGAGAGAAGTAGATGTAAATGATAGTGAAGCGCTCTCTGCTATTCTTTATCCAAGTATTTTCAGAACCTTAGAATATGTTAAGAGTAATAAGTGGATTTTTATATTGGACAAAAGGACTAATGACTTTGATTTTATTAGCACATTAAGAGTAGAATATGAAAAAAATATTACTAAGCATTTTTCGGCAGATATAAAAAAGTATAATAATGCTGAATTTATTAGGATAAATACTTTGTTCTATACAAGTGGTGTAGCAGCCGTAATTGCTGAGTGGATTAGTACTGATATGCAGACATCAATTAAGCTAATTGCAACTACTTTATATTTACAGCTATATAATTTATTTATGATTTTATATAGGACTCACATTGTTGATTGA
- a CDS encoding effector binding domain-containing protein, with protein MELITISQVSMNYGISTRMIRYYEQAGLIQSLRKEDYAYRVYDEMAISRLRQIIILRKLRVPVKQIASILDNSDAAKTVEIFQQNINEIDSEITALATVKSILLRFVEEINEKTDINLKLLDDETIFSVISALSFSDNQIKETKEDLAMDKLNQASEELMKLEDKDVRIIYLPPMTVAAVYASGEGSEGKASEVLTKFIKESNLLKLKPDARSFGFDCSEGAAAIGEGSHVYEMWVSVPKDMSIPEPLIRREFKGGLYAAHVLRAWDFQDWRRLSEWVEASDKYDNDWGAPRWESAETVFGQGLEETLNFYNFIEKHNAEMNYLQLDLLFPIKEK; from the coding sequence ATGGAGCTTATTACAATCAGCCAAGTATCCATGAATTATGGAATCTCTACCAGAATGATTCGCTATTATGAACAGGCAGGGCTCATTCAGAGTTTGCGAAAAGAAGATTATGCCTATCGCGTGTATGATGAAATGGCAATAAGCCGGTTGCGCCAAATTATCATATTACGAAAACTGCGAGTTCCAGTAAAACAAATCGCCAGCATTCTTGATAATTCTGATGCTGCTAAAACTGTTGAAATATTCCAGCAGAACATTAATGAGATAGATAGTGAAATTACGGCCTTGGCTACAGTGAAATCTATTTTGCTGCGTTTTGTTGAGGAAATTAATGAGAAGACCGATATCAATTTAAAGCTTCTTGATGATGAAACTATTTTTTCAGTCATAAGCGCTCTTTCTTTTTCTGATAATCAAATCAAGGAAACGAAGGAGGACTTAGCAATGGACAAATTAAATCAAGCTAGTGAAGAACTGATGAAACTTGAGGATAAGGATGTACGAATTATTTATCTTCCGCCAATGACGGTGGCGGCAGTTTATGCATCCGGTGAAGGCAGTGAGGGAAAAGCCTCGGAGGTGCTCACTAAATTTATTAAGGAAAGTAATCTTCTGAAACTAAAGCCTGATGCTCGTAGTTTTGGTTTTGATTGCTCAGAAGGAGCAGCAGCTATTGGTGAAGGATCGCATGTCTATGAGATGTGGGTTTCAGTACCCAAAGATATGAGCATTCCTGAACCATTAATAAGACGTGAGTTCAAGGGTGGATTATACGCAGCGCATGTATTACGAGCATGGGACTTTCAAGACTGGCGCCGACTTAGCGAATGGGTTGAAGCAAGCGATAAATATGATAACGATTGGGGTGCACCACGCTGGGAATCGGCAGAAACAGTTTTCGGTCAAGGACTGGAAGAAACTCTTAATTTTTATAACTTTATCGAAAAACATAATGCCGAGATGAACTACTTACAACTGGATTTACTATTCCCGATTAAGGAGAAATAA
- a CDS encoding recombinase family protein, translating to MKTVAYMRVSTTSQTFSSQYYQIKRYGYNLLYKEKISSRESNRTQLRLALESLEPGDTFLVYKLDRIARNTRELLTILDSFEAKQINFVSLSDNIDTSTPMGKFFFTVMGAFSEMEAEFIRNRVKAGLVAAKANGKKLGRPELTTSVDAAISEYQTTNTSVCKIAQKYDISKSTLYRHIKLKNVSRGRAAC from the coding sequence ATGAAAACAGTAGCATATATGCGTGTATCAACAACCAGTCAAACATTCAGTTCTCAGTATTACCAAATTAAACGTTATGGCTATAACTTACTATATAAAGAAAAAATAAGCAGCCGCGAAAGCAACCGTACTCAACTGCGTCTGGCTCTTGAAAGCCTTGAGCCCGGCGATACCTTCCTTGTCTACAAACTTGATCGTATCGCCCGCAACACCCGCGAACTCTTAACAATTCTCGACTCATTCGAAGCCAAACAAATTAACTTTGTTAGTTTGTCCGACAATATTGATACCAGTACACCAATGGGAAAATTCTTTTTTACCGTCATGGGTGCCTTCTCAGAGATGGAAGCTGAATTTATCCGCAACCGTGTGAAAGCCGGTCTGGTTGCCGCCAAAGCAAATGGCAAAAAGCTTGGTCGACCAGAACTTACAACATCAGTTGATGCCGCAATCAGTGAATATCAAACAACCAATACCTCAGTCTGCAAAATTGCCCAAAAATATGACATCAGTAAGTCCACTCTTTACCGGCACATTAAACTTAAAAATGTCTCCCGCGGCCGCGCCGCATGTTAA
- a CDS encoding VOC family protein, whose amino-acid sequence MEFSGICIMTDDAPRLVEFYKTVFQIEPFVEGSHYDFGKIAIYDPGDVEVVKTKNIWLQCFTVDIDALYERLLQEIPGVEIITPPQRRPWGAYSFQFADPDGNKIAVAQQDNYQEE is encoded by the coding sequence ATGGAATTTAGTGGAATATGTATAATGACTGATGATGCACCCCGGCTTGTGGAATTTTATAAGACTGTCTTTCAAATTGAACCTTTTGTCGAGGGAAGTCACTATGATTTTGGGAAAATCGCTATCTATGATCCGGGTGATGTAGAGGTGGTCAAAACGAAAAATATCTGGCTGCAATGTTTTACAGTAGATATTGACGCACTATATGAACGATTGTTACAGGAAATCCCAGGTGTAGAGATAATTACACCGCCTCAACGGAGACCGTGGGGGGCATATTCATTTCAATTCGCTGACCCTGATGGCAATAAAATCGCTGTTGCCCAACAAGATAATTATCAAGAAGAATAA
- a CDS encoding InlB B-repeat-containing protein, whose protein sequence is MSFNTKGGTGVASITAKTDTTVDLDTVTTTRPGYQFDGWFVGSTEYTGVVTVPAGGLALEAHWTALDQTITFDVNGGNIATQPADIIQVTDSTVDLDAVTAPTWFGHKFLGWKDATDTGYSGTITMPAGGLTLIADWQDLIADGVWQIDANNISMSIDEFRDLVNQGTLEQEVLSRSNARAWNDESGEAVDQVYLQWDSFSQITTAGTYIANVYVDEPVAASTASSTVTTYNENVVTLNTNIQIELYANPKEADSLPATGMNSFEMLLAGLVLVGLGLGVYRKLNKR, encoded by the coding sequence ATCAGTTTTAACACCAAAGGTGGAACAGGTGTTGCATCTATCACTGCGAAAACTGATACAACAGTTGATTTAGATACCGTAACTACAACACGTCCTGGCTATCAATTTGATGGTTGGTTTGTGGGCAGTACAGAATACACTGGTGTAGTAACCGTTCCAGCAGGAGGACTTGCGTTGGAAGCACACTGGACGGCGTTAGACCAAACCATCACTTTCGATGTGAATGGTGGTAACATAGCTACCCAACCAGCAGATATCATTCAAGTAACTGACAGCACAGTCGACCTAGACGCAGTCACTGCACCAACCTGGTTCGGACACAAATTCCTTGGTTGGAAAGATGCGACAGATACAGGTTACAGCGGCACAATCACTATGCCGGCAGGCGGATTAACCTTAATCGCCGACTGGCAAGACTTGATTGCTGATGGTGTTTGGCAAATTGATGCTAATAATATTAGCATGAGTATTGATGAGTTTAGAGACTTAGTGAATCAAGGAACGCTTGAACAAGAAGTTTTAAGCCGCAGTAATGCGCGTGCATGGAATGATGAAAGCGGCGAAGCCGTGGATCAAGTGTATCTGCAATGGGATTCATTCAGTCAGATTACGACTGCAGGAACATATATTGCTAATGTTTATGTTGACGAGCCGGTAGCGGCGAGTACAGCAAGCAGTACGGTAACGACTTATAATGAAAATGTTGTTACTTTGAATACTAATATTCAAATTGAACTTTATGCTAATCCAAAAGAAGCTGACAGTCTTCCGGCTACCGGAATGAATAGTTTTGAAATGCTTCTTGCAGGGCTGGTACTTGTAGGATTAGGACTCGGTGTTTACCGAAAACTGAATAAAAGATAA
- a CDS encoding DUF6273 domain-containing protein, with amino-acid sequence MQDFTINSNISFGGYEWRILDKKDDALLLVTEVIIDQRSYHDAYEDITWADCSLRKYLNGEFFEKFTDTEQQRIIPVTNKNVDNQWYGTNGGVDTEDYIFLLSLEEVCKYFGDSTMLLQNPKKNQRYWFERKDANNSKRLARLYDKNGDWWWWLRSPGRLNNKAAYIHGTDGNIGIQGNNILKGNISDGWCTGGVRPALWLKV; translated from the coding sequence ATGCAAGACTTTACAATTAATTCTAATATTTCCTTTGGTGGCTATGAGTGGCGTATTCTTGATAAAAAAGATGACGCGCTCTTACTTGTCACTGAAGTCATCATTGATCAACGTTCTTATCACGATGCCTACGAAGATATTACTTGGGCGGATTGCTCGTTGCGAAAATATCTTAACGGTGAATTTTTCGAGAAATTCACCGACACGGAGCAGCAGCGGATTATTCCAGTCACTAATAAAAATGTCGATAATCAGTGGTATGGTACTAATGGCGGAGTTGATACTGAAGACTATATATTCTTATTAAGTCTTGAAGAAGTGTGCAAATATTTTGGCGACAGTACTATGTTGCTGCAGAACCCTAAAAAGAATCAAAGATATTGGTTTGAAAGAAAAGATGCGAACAATAGTAAGCGTTTGGCAAGACTCTATGATAAAAATGGTGACTGGTGGTGGTGGCTTCGTTCGCCAGGCCGTCTGAATAATAAAGCTGCCTATATACATGGTACTGATGGTAACATCGGTATTCAGGGGAATAATATTTTAAAAGGTAATATTAGTGATGGCTGGTGCACCGGCGGAGTTCGTCCGGCACTTTGGCTGAAAGTATAA
- a CDS encoding DUF2200 domain-containing protein — MKKPKIFAMSVASVYPHYIQKAEKKGRSKAEVDEIISWLTGYDETGLQQALDDEIDFETFFGQAPKMNPKVSEITGMICGYRVEEIEDPLMQQIRYLDKLVDELAKGKSMDKILRK, encoded by the coding sequence ATGAAAAAACCTAAGATTTTTGCGATGTCAGTTGCAAGTGTTTACCCGCATTATATACAGAAAGCTGAGAAAAAAGGACGAAGCAAAGCTGAAGTAGATGAGATTATCAGCTGGCTGACTGGTTATGACGAAACCGGGTTGCAACAAGCACTTGATGATGAGATTGATTTTGAAACATTTTTTGGCCAGGCACCAAAAATGAACCCGAAAGTCAGCGAGATTACCGGAATGATTTGCGGTTATCGCGTTGAAGAGATAGAAGATCCGTTGATGCAGCAGATTCGTTATCTGGATAAGCTGGTTGATGAACTGGCAAAAGGAAAAAGTATGGATAAAATATTACGGAAGTAG
- a CDS encoding AAA family ATPase: MKKIIMINGTMGIGKSTVSKELNNQLVYQSVYLDGDWCWDMSPFIVNDENKEMVLNNIVYLLQSFLNNSQIEYIIFCWVMHEQEIIDTITNRLAGFDFKLAKYTLVCDENVLVERIQKDINAGLRTEDIIAKTVARLNLYEDMDTIKIDVTNKSVQQTVNELIQVIKKL; the protein is encoded by the coding sequence ATGAAAAAGATAATTATGATTAATGGAACAATGGGAATTGGGAAAAGTACAGTATCTAAAGAATTAAATAATCAATTAGTATATCAATCTGTTTATTTAGATGGTGACTGGTGTTGGGACATGAGTCCGTTTATAGTTAATGACGAGAATAAAGAAATGGTACTAAATAATATCGTTTATTTGTTGCAATCTTTTTTAAATAATTCTCAAATCGAATATATTATTTTTTGTTGGGTTATGCATGAGCAAGAAATTATTGATACAATTACAAATAGACTGGCAGGCTTTGACTTTAAGCTAGCAAAATATACATTAGTGTGTGACGAGAATGTTCTTGTAGAGCGTATACAAAAAGATATTAATGCTGGGTTACGTACAGAGGATATAATTGCAAAAACAGTAGCTAGGCTTAATTTATATGAGGATATGGACACTATTAAAATTGATGTAACAAATAAAAGTGTTCAGCAGACAGTTAATGAATTAATTCAAGTGATAAAAAAACTCTAA